The Brasilonema sennae CENA114 genome includes a region encoding these proteins:
- a CDS encoding phosphate-starvation-inducible PsiE family protein produces MQKKKRQKSQYLFHNRWIDRQRIVRNMEAFQDLIVIVLCLSLFAYMVMQLWEIFTQLTVPLNHQQVTAKILFLLILVELFRLLMVYLQEHSIAVGVAVEVSIVSVLREVIVHGALEITWVQAASICGLLLILAALLLVCAKTPHMDYMISKTNHSALNHSDDEEQENGNKMSHSTQYEEIV; encoded by the coding sequence ATGCAAAAAAAAAAGCGCCAGAAGAGTCAATATTTATTTCACAATCGCTGGATTGACAGACAACGAATTGTTCGCAACATGGAGGCTTTCCAAGACTTAATTGTGATTGTCCTGTGTTTGAGTTTGTTTGCCTACATGGTTATGCAACTGTGGGAGATATTTACCCAGCTTACAGTGCCATTAAATCATCAACAAGTGACTGCAAAAATACTATTTTTGTTGATTTTGGTCGAATTATTCCGACTTCTAATGGTTTACTTGCAGGAGCATAGCATTGCTGTAGGAGTAGCAGTGGAGGTGTCAATAGTATCTGTACTACGAGAAGTCATTGTTCACGGAGCACTGGAAATTACTTGGGTTCAGGCTGCATCAATTTGTGGTTTACTGTTGATTCTGGCTGCGCTACTGCTAGTTTGTGCTAAGACACCACACATGGATTACATGATTAGTAAGACTAACCATAGCGCTCTTAACCACAGTGATGATGAGGAACAGGAAAACGGGAATAAAATGTCACATTCAACTCAATATGAGGAGATTGTTTAG
- a CDS encoding HNH endonuclease gives MTRQSLNPVQKLVRGVIRDLIHQANSEKADKSKKPKVKKSAATKSRTKSKQDSSKRSRHIPASVRVSVLHKDGYKCVFCGRSSQQVQLEVDHIVPFSKGGSNDLNNLQTLCTDCNRGKGARFLKK, from the coding sequence ATGACAAGACAGTCCCTCAATCCTGTCCAAAAATTAGTGCGTGGTGTTATTCGGGATTTGATTCATCAGGCTAACAGTGAAAAGGCTGATAAATCTAAAAAGCCAAAGGTGAAAAAGTCTGCTGCTACCAAATCCCGAACTAAGTCAAAGCAAGATAGTAGTAAACGCTCCCGCCACATTCCTGCATCAGTTCGTGTGTCGGTTTTACACAAAGACGGTTATAAGTGCGTTTTTTGTGGTCGCAGTAGTCAGCAAGTGCAATTAGAAGTTGATCATATTGTACCTTTTTCCAAAGGTGGTAGTAATGACCTCAACAATTTGCAAACGTTGTGTACAGATTGCAATCGTGGGAAAGGAGCGCGTTTCTTGAAAAAGTAA
- a CDS encoding DnaJ domain-containing protein yields MTHNSKTGAAFIAGGTIAGAGISATVGGMGLAGGFGAVGIGTVPVVGAGAVVGAAAYGVFKGRAEGDAAAYGAIGIGAIGGAGVSSVVGGMGLVAPKIGLAFGIGTVPMAGIGAVFGLAAYGIAKLLDETRTRETPPQVFDRMEEKILQMETYSAVFELDALMELEAFLTGEDLNQKFAALEVEDELQMLKTELHKKAQTSPPNIETEVVSLKGASPETWKCVQTLRGHTAAVNAIAITPDSQTLASGSNDTTVRLWNLKTGKWLYTLAGQEEAVLSVAITSDSKTLVSGSVARKISSWYLDTKKFSRTLFYLNSPYSHTGFVYSVAFNPDGKILASGSADKTIRIWGRYTGEVKCTLNGHDYAVLSVAFSPNGKILASGSADKTIRIWDLKNWGQAYILRGHSGAVNTVAISPDSQTLISGSTDTTIKLWNLHTRELLKTLNGHSASVVSVAINPNGQTLASSSTDGIINIWNLRTGQLLQTLSGCSPVAFSYDGKTLVSGGKSGTIKIWRQTFGSDESILEFVPSGEWWEVLGVEKTDNPKDVKRAYLRLARLYHPDVNTSSNAKAGIQAINQAYREYRQKINGQTFIV; encoded by the coding sequence GTGACACACAACTCCAAAACTGGTGCAGCATTTATTGCAGGAGGAACTATAGCAGGTGCTGGTATTTCTGCAACAGTAGGCGGGATGGGATTAGCCGGAGGATTTGGGGCAGTTGGAATTGGCACAGTTCCTGTAGTTGGTGCTGGCGCTGTCGTTGGTGCTGCTGCTTATGGTGTTTTCAAGGGAAGAGCAGAGGGAGATGCAGCTGCTTATGGTGCAATAGGGATTGGTGCAATAGGCGGTGCTGGTGTTTCTAGCGTTGTCGGTGGTATGGGATTAGTCGCACCCAAAATAGGTTTAGCTTTTGGAATTGGCACAGTTCCTATGGCAGGAATTGGTGCTGTGTTTGGACTCGCCGCCTACGGTATTGCCAAGTTGCTAGACGAAACCAGAACAAGAGAAACACCACCACAGGTTTTCGACAGAATGGAAGAGAAAATCTTGCAGATGGAAACTTATTCTGCTGTGTTCGAGTTAGACGCGTTGATGGAGTTAGAGGCATTTTTGACTGGTGAAGATCTCAACCAAAAATTTGCCGCTCTGGAAGTTGAGGATGAGTTACAGATGCTCAAGACAGAATTACACAAAAAAGCTCAAACTTCTCCTCCTAACATTGAAACAGAAGTTGTCTCCCTCAAAGGAGCATCACCTGAAACTTGGAAATGTGTGCAGACTCTTAGGGGACACACAGCCGCAGTGAATGCGATCGCCATCACTCCCGACAGCCAAACCCTAGCTAGTGGAAGCAATGACACAACAGTTCGTCTGTGGAACTTAAAAACAGGAAAATGGCTTTACACTTTAGCTGGGCAAGAAGAGGCAGTTTTATCTGTTGCTATCACCTCCGATAGTAAGACACTTGTCAGTGGGAGTGTTGCTCGCAAAATCAGCAGTTGGTATTTAGACACAAAAAAATTTTCCCGTACACTCTTCTATTTGAACTCTCCCTACAGTCATACTGGCTTTGTTTACTCAGTAGCCTTCAACCCTGACGGAAAAATTCTAGCAAGTGGTAGTGCTGATAAGACTATCAGAATTTGGGGACGATACACAGGAGAAGTAAAATGTACCTTGAATGGACACGACTACGCTGTTTTGTCTGTTGCTTTTAGTCCTAATGGCAAAATTCTTGCCAGTGGAAGCGCTGATAAAACTATCAGAATTTGGGATTTAAAAAATTGGGGGCAGGCTTATATTCTCAGAGGACATTCAGGAGCAGTGAATACAGTTGCCATCAGTCCTGACAGTCAAACTCTAATTAGTGGTAGTACAGACACTACCATCAAACTGTGGAATCTCCACACTAGAGAATTGCTCAAAACTCTAAATGGACACTCAGCATCGGTTGTATCTGTTGCGATAAACCCAAATGGGCAAACTCTTGCAAGTAGCAGCACAGACGGTATTATTAATATTTGGAATTTACGAACTGGGCAACTACTACAAACTCTTTCTGGATGCAGTCCCGTTGCCTTCAGTTATGATGGCAAGACACTGGTGAGTGGTGGAAAAAGCGGCACAATCAAGATTTGGCGTCAAACCTTTGGCAGTGATGAATCCATACTTGAGTTTGTACCATCTGGAGAATGGTGGGAAGTTTTAGGTGTAGAAAAAACTGACAATCCAAAAGATGTAAAACGTGCTTATTTGAGATTAGCAAGGCTATATCACCCTGATGTCAACACTTCTAGCAATGCAAAAGCTGGAATCCAAGCAATTAATCAGGCTTATAGAGAGTACCGTCAAAAAATTAACGGTCAAACTTTTATAGTTTAA